From the genome of Fundidesulfovibrio putealis DSM 16056:
CAGTCCGCCCACGCTCATCATCTTTTCGGTCTGCACCATCACGTCCTGCATGCACTTGTGCTCGGTGATGTCGGTGTGGGTGCCGCTCATGCGCAGGGGCTTGCCTTCGGGGTCGCGCCGGACCACCTTGGCCTGGTCCAGTATCCAGCGGTACAGGCCGTCTTTTGCGCGCATGCGGTATTCCACCCGGTGCATGGGGGTGAGCCCGGCCAGGTGGTCCTGGATGGATTTCACGGCGCGGCCCCTGTCCTCGGGGTGGATCAGGTCAGTCCACTCCGAGAGGCTCTGGTTGACCGCGTCCTGGCTGTACCCGAGCATCTGGGTCCAGAAGATGTTTCGTTTCACCGTGTTGGATTCGATGTCCCAGTCCCAGAGGCCGAGCTGGCTTCCCTCCAGGACCGATTCGAGCCGTTCCTCGCTTTCGCGCAGGGCCTCGTCCGCCAGTTTACGCTCGGTAATGTCCTCGTAGATGCCGAGCACCCCCACCACGGTGCCGTTCTCGTCGGTCAGGGGCATCTTGCTGGTGTCCAGCCAGAGGCGCTGCCCGTCGCTTTGCATCTGCTGCTCAATGATGTGGGGCTTGGGCTGGTTGGCGGACATCACGAAGCGGTCGTCGGCGCGGTAGGCTTCGGACTCTTCCGGGAGCCAGGGCAGGTCGAAGTCGGTCTTGCCCACGATGAGCGCGGGGTCGTCTATCCCGGCGGCCTTGGCGAAGGCCCGGTTGCAGCCCTGGTAGACGCTGTCCCTGTCCTTCCAGAAAATGGACTGGGGAACGGTGTTCAGGATGGTCGCCAGCACCCGGCGGTTTTCGCGCAGGGCCTCCTCGGCCCGTTCCTTTTCGCGGATGATCTCGGCCTGGCGCAGGTTCTGGTAGGCCCGCCGGGAAATCTCGTTGGCCAGCAGGTACAAAGCTTCGGCCACCTTCCCGAACTGCTCCTGCGACATGACCGTCACCTCGGCCAGGGCCGCCTTGAAGCTGTCCGGGTCTGCGCCGATCTCGTGCGCGTAGCGCAGCATGGTCGCTTCGTCCTGGGCCTCGTTTCGCACCTGTCCGATAAGCCAGTTGGCCACGTGCCTTCCGCCCACGGTGATGCTCACCCCGGCGTCCCACAGTCCGCCGCTCAGGCAGGGCTGTATGGTGGGGCCGTCCGGAGTGTAGCGGCCCAGGACCGAGTCGGACGCAAAACAGTTGGCGCGCCCTTTTTCCGTTTTGCGGATGACGTCCTTGCACAGGCGGCAGAAGTTGCTCGGCTGGGTGATGGGCGTGCCGTCGAGCCGGGTGATGAGCGAGGCCACCTGGCTTGCTCCGGCGAAGGCGTCCTGGATCTTCTGGAGATCGGCAAGATCGAAGAGATCCTCGAATTCAACCTGGGGGGATCCGGTGGGCGGCTGACGTTCATTCATGGCCTTGCCTGTCCGGGGCGCGGCAAAAGAAATCGCGCCCGGAAGTTGCAGTCGTTGTCCAGCGTCTGGTCCGCGAAGTGTATTTATCTGGCGTATGAAATCTACTGGCCACCAATACACTATCCTGCTTCGCGTGCCAGGACAACCTGTCCGGCAGGCGCTCCGGGCGGCAAACCCCGGAAAAGCCCCGTGCGGCGCGGCGCGGGGCCTTTCGGAAAATCTGGGCGCAATACGCGCATCAGGTTCCGGAGCGCCGGATGATCTTGTAGCGCGGGTTGGGGTTCAGCTCCGGATTCACGGCCTGCGGCTGGACCTGGGGTTGCGCCTGGGGCTTCAGCTGGAGTGCGGCTTCCTGCACGGGGTTGCCCTTGGCCGGAATCAGCAGGGGGGTTCCGGGGGTCAGGGCGTCCTTGGGGTTGGCCTTGTTGAAGCTGATGAGCTCCTGCACGCCGATGCCGGTCCGGTTGGCCACGGACTCCAGGGTGTCGCCGGAGCGCACGATGTAGAGCGTGCTCTGGCCGGAGGCCGGGGGCAGCACGGCCTTTGAGGATGAGCCTGCCTGGGCGGTCATCACGCCGGAGGCCGGAGCCTTTTTGCCGGGGGCGTAGTCAGCGGGCGAACCGCCGACGTCCAGGGAGCACGCTGCCAGGGGCACCAGAACGGGCTTGCCCGCCGCAGGGCTGGAGAGGCCCTTGTTCGCTTCCTGGAGCACGTTGGCAGGCACGCCGGTTTCGCGCGACA
Proteins encoded in this window:
- a CDS encoding PocR ligand-binding domain-containing protein, whose protein sequence is MNERQPPTGSPQVEFEDLFDLADLQKIQDAFAGASQVASLITRLDGTPITQPSNFCRLCKDVIRKTEKGRANCFASDSVLGRYTPDGPTIQPCLSGGLWDAGVSITVGGRHVANWLIGQVRNEAQDEATMLRYAHEIGADPDSFKAALAEVTVMSQEQFGKVAEALYLLANEISRRAYQNLRQAEIIREKERAEEALRENRRVLATILNTVPQSIFWKDRDSVYQGCNRAFAKAAGIDDPALIVGKTDFDLPWLPEESEAYRADDRFVMSANQPKPHIIEQQMQSDGQRLWLDTSKMPLTDENGTVVGVLGIYEDITERKLADEALRESEERLESVLEGSQLGLWDWDIESNTVKRNIFWTQMLGYSQDAVNQSLSEWTDLIHPEDRGRAVKSIQDHLAGLTPMHRVEYRMRAKDGLYRWILDQAKVVRRDPEGKPLRMSGTHTDITEHKCMQDVMVQTEKMMSVGGLAAGMAHEINNPLSGILQNVQVVVRRLTQDVPVNATAARAAGCEFSSIVRYAQDREIIDSLKSVREAGLRAAQIVASMLEFSRRTTSNNAPTDLGELLDKSVELCSTDYNLKKKFDFRNIRIVREYDPGLPEVPCSGPQIQQVFMNLLGNAAYAMSGQPAPVITLRTRRDGDMAVIEVEDNGCGMDQELTRKIFEPFFTTKPVGEGTGLGLSVSYFIVANNHQGSLSVNSWPGKGSRFTVRLPLTRPQG